A segment of the Biomphalaria glabrata chromosome 18, xgBioGlab47.1, whole genome shotgun sequence genome:
GAGGACAATGCTTCACAAAGGCAGTACTATTGCTGCTATTTATGATAACTTAATAGCGTATACAAAGCCCTGTCTAATAATCCaacatacatttattaaaatgttccaatgaacatttatttttgtactaAGAATGACACCTATTTTGACACAAATACAGGAGTatgttttatataatttttttatttatttatatataaaaataagtttaaattatTACAGCACAGAtatgtcaaataaaaatataagtcGAATTCAAACGAATACAATGTAAAGAGGATTTTAAAaatgcacacatacacattctttactttaattttttttaaaattgcccCTTACTCTTTCCTCTgctagaaaatgttttaattttcttaatttAACCACACCTACACACACATACGCGCACATTCAttcaaaaacacacacacacacacacacacacatatatatctacaAACAGTGACATTCACCAGACTCGCATACAGATAAATAttagtaaaatatttacataatttttaaaaattcaatatatGTTTATAAGTTTGGATCAAACCTGTATTTTAGGCCACGCacctaatattattttttatttggtattcatgtaataaaatataacatttataatatTCATCCCTGTCTTTAAGATGTTCTAAAGTAGTCCAAGCTTTTCACCTAAACGTATGTAGCAGAAAAACTGTTATTAGAGCTCAATAACAAAGATATGTCAAAAATGGCTTTTTATTACGTCATAATTTAACATATACACATATGAGAGCTAAATAAGCTCGAGAAAGCTATGATACTTTTACATTTCATAATGCAGTCGTCAGATGAACCAATTAGTTTAGCTAGAGGCCAGATTCTGTAGAAGACAAGTCTCACTGTTTTGCAAACCTTTATGCGGAGTTTCCTAATGTAGGTCAGGCTCTTCATTCTAGATTTTGGAGAGTACACGCCTGAACATATTCCCCTGGCGAGAACGATATCAAAGAATTGTCATAAGcttttagattttataaatCTCGTGTTAAAGGAAAAGGTGAAATGGTCATTTAGTCCTATCTCCAACTTGACCACCGGTCATCCCCGCCCCCTCCTCTCATGCCTTGATGCTTCCTCATCCCAACTTATGGCCGGTCATGCCTTAAATTGCTGTAcagatttcttaaaaaaaaaaaaacaataacaattaaataTTTCGGATAACTCTTTGATAAATTCACAATTATATCAAATACTATTTAATGCCCACACACAGGTGGGTTAGTTAATAAAAAGAGAGCCGGACAGTCGGACCAGGTTTTTTTTGTGGTTTTATTAAAATGTCAATAtcgtttaaaaaattatatttcaagGTCTTTAATTCGTCAATAGGCAAAAAGCTATTGATCTAAACTGCCCCCAGGTTGTGACGTCTCAGGTCAGTGCTGAGGCTTACTACAACGACAGGTCTCGGCTAAACTGACCAAGATGTTCAATGAAAGTGATTCTGAGTTACCTGGCATAATTAAATAAGGATGTATAGACCGTCTGAACTCATCCAGCGGGACTAGGATACGAGGAGGCTGGCCAATCTTCTTGGGCTAAAAAAAGAGACCAAACAAAAGTGAAAATTGCAATATGAAATCTTTTAGATGTTATGCTAGAGTTAGTAACAGTTCTTTCCGTtagaaataaagattataaaGCCATAGTCTAACTCTAAACCTACATTATGAAGATGGGGGAAAAAAGCGATCAGAGTAACATTCACCCaggtcccccccccctgctTTCTCCAATcgaattgatacaattacacttaatataaagaggcgcggtggctgagcggtggctgagtggtcaatTGCTTGGCTTCCAATCCTGAGGTCCTAGtctcgaatcctagtgaagactgggattttttatttcgggatatTCGGGCACCtccaagtccacccaactccaatgggtacctggcattaggtaaagacggttggtctttgtgctggctacatgacaccctatcAAGCTTCTTTTCCCATTCTTATCtggcatttgtctttgatataatttcattcggatgttctttctcaaaatattgaagcctgtctgggtggaccacttcgggggccgattttgagtttgtgttttcacacaaactgtctttgtaaccttgttaatatttcttttcttaaattaaaaaaaaagatattgaaaatagaAACTTAGAATAGAGCTCAATGGATTAAAGGCGCCCATCTTACCTCCCCGCAGTAGAGCACCCGCACGTAATATTCTGAGGTGTCGCTCTGCTTGTACAGCTCGTAGATGATGTTGGCTGCAAAGGGCGGCCAACGAAAGTCCCATATCCCCAGCGCCACCAGCATGGGTGCCAAAGTCGTGTCGTGTCCGGAGTAGAGAAAAACTTTCTGAGACCTGGAAGTTGGaaggaaacaaaaattgtaGAGAGTGACATTtcgcaaaataaataaataaaaactcttCGTAGTCACAGCAGAATCTTTATATCCTGAGATTAGTCCTCCCGAAGAGCCTTGGCAAGAAACTCTGATGTTAGGCGTGGTGCCGTtaagctcccatacaggtcaagtgactctgcagaGATCTTGATCCAGACTCCGGAGGCTTTAAAAGAGGACAAAGTTTCGTTGTTCTTTACGTATTAACCAATATATGATTTcaggttcttcttcttctagccagcttttagCTGCTGAGCTGCAAGCTCTTtggcagactgtgccaaggaaaaaaagtgtgctgttttcttcagttgttcagcactgccgtacagggtgttggttatgttgggctgtagtggtagtagggtctgcctaaggtggattaggaaggggcattcaaaaagaatatggtttacggtttcataaaggtgggcgcagtgtctatgCTTTTAGGTTAGAGGAAGAGATTTGTGACCGTCATCGGAACAGCAAAACAAGCaaacatactttttttaaaaaaagaaagcttttctaaggagaagaactccaaatttatttatatttcgacataaaactaaatttcttaaatttattaattaccactaccgcactttcacaaaaaaaatctagaaataaaaaattaccctttgggtcaggatctTGTGAtcttaccatcacaaaagagataccgatagcaaagacaaatagacacaaaaacttttttgtccACAGGAAAATCTCATAATTAAGGAGAGTATTGGAGTTTGATTTATACAATTTCACATGTAACTTATGACTGAAActtgtgtgaatgtatattttggttttctatagttataaaattaagttataatgttttgatttgtgtaatacacaaattgtaagacaaatttccatataaataatgaagactacaattattatcgttattattattattacttgtaattatttttttttatttgatactaAAAGGGAAGTTGATCCTTCAGTTTTCAAAGATAAATACATATGTGGAGGTTTGTCCCATTAGATTAATGTACACATTATTCTtcccacaaccattctcggattaagttgaaacttaacacaCTTATTTATTGTATATAGCGAAACATGAATCCactgtaaaaatataaaacaaaaaaagttaattattgataattaattattttgtctgattTCAAAAAGGGAACTAAAtaatacattattgagagatatagttataaataataataataataataataatctttattatccgtaaggaaatttgtcttacaatttgtgcattacaccaaacaaaaaacattataactataagaaaccaaagtataaattcacaccagactcactcataatttacgtgacaaagtttataccagattgttcttatttaatgatttgattgccaggggaacaaaagagtgtttgtgtctgtttgtctttgctatcggtgtcttgtatctcttttgtgatggtaaaatcacaaaatcctgacacaaagggtgattctttatttcgaggatcttgttagcttttttatagatgtttgtcttaaacaactgcccaaatggggtttgttttttgccaatgattttgccagcagcattgaggattctattaagtttattcctatttttaatgctcagattgccataccaggcagtgatattgaaactgaaaatatgGAGTTTTTTATCTagtgatcctttttttttcacatttccaACCCTCTCTTCACAATTTCTTTTGATTGTATGTCAATAAAGATAGACAGAAGAAGAAAACGAGAAATAAAACGAGAAATAAAACGAGAAACAAAACGAGAAATAAAACGAGAAATAAAACGAGAAATAAAACGAGAAATAAAACGAGAAACGAAACGAGAAATAAAACGAGAAATAAAACGAGAAACAAAACGAGAaataaaactagaaataaaacGAGAAACAAAACGAGAAATAAAAGGAGAAATAAAACGAGAAACAAAAcgagaaacaaaaagagaaataaaacgAGAAATAAAACGAGAAATAAAACGAGAAATAAAACGAGAAACAAAACGAGAAATATAACGAGAAATATAACGAGAAATAAAACGAGAAATAAAACGAGAAATAAAACGAGAAACAAAACGAGAAACAAAACGAGAAACAAAACGAGAAATAAAACGAGAAATAAAACGAGAAATAAAACGAGAAACGTCTTACATTTTATCTTCAGCTCGGTTCTCAATGTTGAAGAGAATGGAGTACAGAAGTTGACCAATGGACAGTCTTGTGACGTCATGACGACCACGGGCACTAGAAAATCACGAGAACCAAGTTATAATGCGTGTCCGTATTTGTTAGAGCCtgtgttcgtgtgtgtgtgtgtgtgtgtgtgtgtgtgtgcgttgaATACGTTATCAACATGTGACGATCTTTACAGAAATTTAATCGGAAAATTCAGGATCGATTTGAGACTTGACATGCCCTCAGCTATTTGAGATTTGGGGCCCCTTAAAACCAATATAAGGCACATTTTCCTTTTATTTGTGTTCCAAATTATTGAAAACATCTATGGAACCATTTTTGATGAGCCCCAAAAACAAGCTGGGGTTCTAAGCTATGGCTTATGTTGCGTTTAGGTAAATCCTGCAATTGGTTCAAGGGCGTAACTTTAAAAGACTACACGTGGAGGTCAGAATTCCTCATCCATTGGTGTGAAATGCTTAAGTAGTGTCAGAGGCATATCCTGaatctttttatttccagagGTTCACGTATTTAGCTCaggcttatttttttaagttaaattttCACAAAATAAGAGTTAAATGGCTTAGATTACATTTTTGTTCTTAGGACGACTGCCTAAAGTAAAGATTACCAAACTTTGTGGTGTTCTCCAGGACTAGATGAACCAACTACCAATCGACACTTTGATTTACTGTATTACTTAATGCCTGTACCGAGAACGATACAGCGTTTAGTCTAACTCAGTATTTGATGCCATTACAAAATTCGAGATATGTTTTTAATATGCTAGATGTCTTAATGTCACAGTTGCCTGTTATATGTTCATCTCGGGTCATGAGTGTGAAAGACACGCGAATCCCCTGACATAGAAAGAGGAAGTAAGAGTGACCAAATGGACTTTAATTCAGTCGTATCTTTTTGGTCAGTCGATGACAGTTGTGTATCGTAGTCCGTTGGAGATGGTAGCAACTTGAGCAGAGTTGAGAGTAGTAACTTAAAAGTCCGTAGAGACTGTACACGTATTTCTAACAAGTTATTTTTCTGTACTTTGAGTTGGATACATGCTactgaagtttatttttacccACTGTGATGCAGACGTATTTTAGCATTGAAGTTTTATTCTAAGGGACTTATATATGTAACACGTTTGTTATGTGGATGTAATTATGTTTCATATTTCTTAATGTAACGACCAACAAgttgcaatatatatattatacataaaacactgaaccataatcttcaaatacaaaaacaaaatttaataaaatactctgaaagacacaaaaataaaggcacattcctcgtcccatatgctaggacaaatttgtacaaatactccttcttccctagtgctattagagcatggaatgggttgcctgagctagccaggaaaaccagtgacttggcagaatttaagtcattggttaatatgcatgactaaatgcatgacgcgtaggacgtaatcatcttcttttttgaagtaacgtctgtattatataagataaaataagaagataatatattattattaaataaacgtCATATTTGTATGCTGAAAATagacgaacccagcattctacaGCATCACACAATCAGCATGCGACACTTAACCGAGGTTAAATTAAGTCGTTAGTATGCTTCGGGACAAGATGCCTTATTAACGTCATAATATGTCTTAACAATGCTCTAGGACGAAATGCCTTAACCAAGGTCCAACTAGCTCCAATTCTAGTTCCTGACATTCGTGTATATAAttttagtctttaaaaaaaacacaactctcTACGTGTTTATATCGAAACTATTGTGCGAATTGAGTACAAAGTGGTCAGTAGAAGTGGTCAGTAGCCAGTGCTTACCCTGCACGGCCTGCGTAGACCGCGTGTATCGTCCTGGCTGCGTTGTCTTCTATCATTTTTTTGTAAGGTACCAGTGGGGCCGGGTACTCGGCACCATGGGTCTGTCATAGTGTACAgaaacatatattttaaaacaatgtaagCAATTGATTGACAGAACTTAGCGATTGgacaggagaaagagagatgagagagagagggacatagagagatggagagagcgagagacagagagatagagagagagagcgagagacaaagagagaaataaacaCGGACAGATAGggtaagagatagagacagatagaaagacaaagacaaagagagatacaaagagagattcagaaagacaaagagatgcATAGATagcaagagagacagacagctacagatagagagaaagacatTCACACAGAgtaagagagatagagagacatagagatacggagcaagagagacagagagacagacagatacagatagagagagagagacattccCACAGAGACAGAgtaagagagatagagagacatagagaggcagagcaagagagacagacagatacagatagagagagagacattcaCACAGAGACAGAgtaagagagatagagagacatagagaggcagagcaagagagacagagagacagacagatacagatagagagagagacattcaCACAGAGACAGAgtaagagagatagagagacatagaggcagagcaagagagacagagagacaaacagaTACAGATAGAGATAGAGGCTAACTGAAAGAAAGAATAATGTCAAAGAGATTacaataaagaaagagaaagaagagagatgaCCAATAgctatacacacaaaaaaaaaagatgaaaagagCTATCAATAAAACAGTAGAAGAACGAGCCATCAAACAGAGGGCGAAGCAAGCCCTAGTAGctgtgttattattattatcgaaatcaaagttttttttctctggcaATGCCAGGAACGAGATAAAACAGAACGAGGGAAACATAACTCGTTTTAATCCCTTAAAACAAATTCTTAAGTTCTCGGCAAGCACTTTCCAACTCTGAACTGTTCCATTCAAAATTCAAAAATAAACTCacgcaaaaatttaaaaagcgaACACAGAATCAAGCGAAATATTAAAACGTAAATGAAACCAAGGTTTGACACTAAAGTAAAATCTTACTATTCTGGAAACTATGTCGTCACGGAGGCATGCAAAGTCCATGTCTGAATTTGTCGGTATTCCTAAAGACGAGAAGTATTTAAATTATACCAAGCACGCTCACCCTGTTGTTCTTAGTAAGAACACAAATATACTTTagatatttgatatttgacATAATGGGCTTTTGGCCCATCGGcccaatttaggccatgttgtgcccaTAACCCCTCAAGGGTTACTTCCCCTTTATAGCTCAGGATCTAAATGTTATTAATAAGTTATACAGCTAAGTTATTAAAGATAAGATCCATTCATAGCTCAAATAGTAAAAATAGTAAAGGACTATGCAAACATAGTGAGATAAAACGATAAAACTTTGATGCGATTTAAACACAAGACTCCTCGGTTTGAAAAGCAAAGCGCTTTCTCAATTAACCACAACACCTTcaatacaaaaacaagaaaGATAAGCTTTGTCTGAATTCGTGGAATTTCCAATGTTTTATGCAGCTgtatgtttgacatgtttccgAGGttttttcagagttgaagataatctactttatAACCCAAATCTCACACAGGACGACAGGTAATGgcagggcagggtttgaacccgggacaatcGAGACGTTCGAGCGACAGCCCATCGCGCATAACGTACGACCTGGCAGTCATGTCTTGGTTCGTATATTCTCTTGATAAGGCTCTCAATCAAACAGATTATTGTTTAAATTCAACAGTCGGCAGTTGTATTACCTAAAGCTTTACAGAGGGTGTAGCGATCCTGCTTAAAACCTGGCAAGCCGTCTATCGTCGCAAGGGTCATGTCCACTATAAGTCGTAAGGCCGGACACGCCAACTTGTTGGGAAATATGTCTTCTTCAAACATGTGTTTGACCGGAAGCTTCACGGGACCTTAAGCAGGCAAAGAAGAAGTCGAGAAtagaatttaatgaaaaattatATAACTAAAAGTCGTTATAAGATGTACGCTAAAGTTGCTATAAGTCTGATATTCAAAGTCAAATGTTTCACTtccgaaaattaaaatttttaattatttttactaaACAGCATTGGGATAGTAAAGatattactataataataataaagatgaTAGATAAAGCGGGATGTGTGACTGACAGGCTAAATACGCTAGAGCTTGTCTTGGATACCTATGATGGGggatcgaggttcgacacccgactcaagcagagttgtgtttactgagcgcctaaaggcagcacggaaaaccttctcccagattaAGCCCTCCACTCCcttgtccacaaatgagattggaccaaagcgctctgggcatgctataagctgcgctatataaaagctatttaaaaaaattaagaacaAATTGACACGATTAAATTGAAGCAGCAAAACAGAAGAGGAAAAGGTAAATAGATCCTATGACAGGTCAAGGTGACTGACcgtatttattcatattttctttGCCAAACATCCCAGCCAAAAGACATTTTATCGACTTGATTGTCCGTTCAATGTGCGACGACCGGATACTGAAAATTAGTAGAAAGTAGGGTTCATTTTCGTGACTCTTAAACACATATAGTAtccacacataaacacatattgTATTCACACATTTTGTATCCACACAAACATTTTGCATCCACACATATTGTATCCACACATATTGTATCCACACATATTGTATCCACACATATTGTATCCACACATATTGTATCcagttacataaaaaaatatattccagAAAAGACCcaattaaattatttagagCAAAGTACACAGGGCAGATTGTGTCGCCTTAGTTAAAAAATTGT
Coding sequences within it:
- the LOC106058617 gene encoding lysophosphatidic acid phosphatase type 6-like gives rise to the protein MKPTKTNKGPNQQEIAPGMLCCGGSKTGKRNRKPEDDGHDTVTTCIDEYRPITCDSLKLVQIQIVFRHGARTPLNFIRGLEEATYDASLEDDLPETDFELHVVKFADGTPAGKSVMEPDLRARKLKGGAHASMLTTVGQRQMYDLGLIVREFYLPELELKYFSPRDVFIRSSHIERTIKSIKCLLAGMFGKENMNKYGPVKLPVKHMFEEDIFPNKLACPALRLIVDMTLATIDGLPGFKQDRYTLCKALGIPTNSDMDFACLRDDIVSRITHGAEYPAPLVPYKKMIEDNAARTIHAVYAGRAGARGRHDVTRLSIGQLLYSILFNIENRAEDKMSQKVFLYSGHDTTLAPMLVALGIWDFRWPPFAANIIYELYKQSDTSEYYVRVLYCGEPKKIGQPPRILVPLDEFRRSIHPYLIMPGEYVQACTLQNLE